The following is a genomic window from Aquipuribacter nitratireducens.
CGTCTCAACCTCGACGCGGCGAGCGCCCACCAGCTGCGTCGGGCCGCCGACGGCGACCCCGACGCCGTCCGTCAGCAGGTGCTGGGGATCGTCCGCAGCCGCGGGAAGATGCACAACCCCGTGACCGGGTCCGGCGGCATGCTCCTCGGCACGGTCGAGGAGGTCGGCCCGCAGAGCCCGCTCGGGCTGCGCGTCGGACAGCGGGTCGCGACGCTCGTCAGCCTCACGCTCACCCCGCTCGCGCTGGGGGACGGGCTGGAGCGGTGGGACGGCCGCGGTGAGCAGGTCCCCACCAGCGGCCACGCGATCCTCTTCTCGCGCAGCATCGCGGCGGTCGTGCCCGACGACCTGCCGGAGGAGACCGTGCTCGCGGTCATGGACGTGTGCGGAGCCCCGGCCCTCGTCGACCGGGTCGTCCGCGACCGGCTCGGGCGCGGGCTGCGCGCCGACGTCGCCGTCCTCGGGGCGGCCGGGAAGTCCGGTGCCCTGTCGCTCGCCGCGGCGCGGGCTGCCGGCGCGGGGCGGCTCGTCGGGCTCGTGCCGGTCGAGGAGGAGGCGACGCGCCTGCGCGCGTCCGGCCTGGCCGACGACGTCGTCCTCGCGGACGCCACCGACCCCCTGGCCGCGGCCGAGGCCGTCCGCGGGGCGCTCGACGGGCACGGCGCCGACGTCACGGTCGTCTGCGTCGACGTGCCCGGCTGCGAGCACGGCGCCGTCCTCGCGACCGACGACGGCGGCACGGTCGTCTTCTTCTCCATGGCGACGTCGTTCAGCGCCGCCGCCCTCGGCGCCGAGGGGCTCGCCGCCGACGTCACCATGCTCGTCGGCAACGGCTACACGCCCGGCCACGCGGAGCTCGCCCTCACGCTGTACCGGGACTCGGCGGGGGTGCAGCAGCTGCTCGGCGCGAGGATGGGCGCATGAGCACAGCCACGAGGACGCTGTACCGCCACGGCGCCGTCTACAGCCCCGCCGACCCGTACGCCCAGGCCCTCCTCGTCGAGGACGGCACCGTCGCGTGGGTGGGCGGCGACGAGGCCGCGGACTCCCTCGCGGGTGGCCTGGGCGCGGACGACCGGGTCGTCGACCTCGCCGGTGCTCTCGTGACCCCGGCGTTCGTCGACGGCCACGTCCACTGCTTCGACACCGGCCTGCTCGCCACCGGGGTCGACCTCACCGGTGTCCGGTCGGTGGGTGCGCTGCTCGACGCCGTGGCCGCCTTCGCCGCTGCGCACCCCGGCGAGCGGGTCCTCGGCCACGGCTGGGACGAGACCCTCCTCGCCGAGGGCCGACCGCCGACGTCGGAGGAGCTGGAGCGGGCGGCCCCGGGGGCGCTCGTCTACCTCAGCCGGGTCGACGTCCACTCCGCGCTCGTCTCCCGCCGCCTCGTCGACGAGGCCGGAGCCGCCGGCCTGCCGGGCCACGACGGCAGCGCGCGCGTCGAGCGGGACGCCCACCACCTCACCCGCTCCCACGCGCGCGACGTCCCCGCCGGGGTGCGGGCCGCCGCCCACGAGGCCGCCCTGCGGGCCGCCCTCGCCGCCGGGATCGGCACGCTCCACGAGATGTCGGGGCCGTTCATCGGCGGTCCCGACGACCTGCGGGTGCTCGTCGGCGTCGCCGCGGAGGTCGGGGCGCGGGTCGTGCCGTACTGGGGCGAGGCCGCCACCGACGCCGACCACGCCCGCGCCCTCGTCGCCGGGCTCGGCCTGCCCGCGGGCGTCCGGCTCGCCGGCCTCGCCGGGGACCTCTCCGCCGACGGCTCCATCGGGTCGCGCACCGCCGCGTTCCGCGAGCCCTACGCCGACAACGACCCGGCGCACCCGACGCACGCCGGCCACGCGTACCTGTCCGCCGACGTCATGGCCGACCACCTCGTCGCGTGCGTCGGGGCAGGGGTGCAGCCGGGGTTCCACGTCATCGGCGACGCGGCCCTCGACACCGTGCTCGAGGCGCTCGACCGCGCTGCGGACCGGCTCGGGGGGGCGCGGCTCGCGACGTCGCGGGTGCGGCTGGAGCACGTCGAGACCGCCGACGACGCACAGGTCGCCGCCCTCGCACGGCACGGCGTCGTCGCGAGCATGCAGCCGCTGTTCGACGCGCTGTGGGGCGGCGACGACAGCCTCTACGCCCGCAGGCTCGGGGCGCACCGCCGTCTCAACCGCGTCGGTGCCGTCGCCGCCGCCGGGATCCCGCTCGCCTTCGGCTCCGACTCCCCGGTCACGCCCCTCGACCCGTGGGGGACCGTCGCGGCGGCGGCGTTCCACCACGACGAGGCCGAGCGGATCAGCGCCCGCGCCGCCTTCGCCGCGTCGACCCGTGGTGCGCACCGGGCGGCCTTCGACGACCGCCACCTCGCCGACGCCGCCGGTGTCCTCGTGCCGGGCGCGCCCGCGGACCTCGCGGTGTGGGAGGCCGGCGAGCTCGTCGTCCAGGCGCCCGACGACCGCATCCAGGCGTGGAGCACCGACCCCCGCTCCCGGGTGCCCGCCCTGCCCGACCTCGGCCCCGGGTCCCTACGGCCGCGGTGCCTGCGCACGGTCGTCGCGGGCCGGACCCGCCACGACACCGGCGAGCTCATCGAGGCGGGCGCATGACCCGCCGGTGCCGTGGCGCTCGCTCACCCCAGCTGGCCGCGCAGCGCCCCCGCCGGGTAGGTGGCGTTGTGGAGGTTGACGTAGTAGCCCGCCGGGTCGCGGATGATCGCGAGGGCGAGGTCGCGGTCCACGGCGACGCACGCGCGCGCGGTGCCGTCGACGACCTGCGGCGCGAGGTTCACCACGACCGGGCCGGCCACGTCGGCCGTCCCGACGTGGATGTGGCCGGCGAGGACCGGGTCCACGTCGGCCACGGTGATCGTGTAGCAGACCTCGCCGCGGCCGGGGTTGATCGTGAGCCCGGCCGTCCCGGAGCCGTCGGGGTCGCCCGGTCCGGGCACCTCCGCGGCACCGAGGAGGTCGACGTCGAAGGGACGGCCGCCGGCGGCGGCGGGAGCGGACAGCGCGACAGCGGCGGCGGCCGCGGCGGCCGCGGCGGCCACGAGGGCGAGGGATCGGCGCATGGGGGGGTCTCCTTCTGCGAAGGGGGCGTTGACGGCCCGGCGTCCTCGTCGGGCCGCGCGTCCCGAGCACGAGCGTCCTCCGTGCCGTCGTGGCGCGCCAGAGCCGCCCGCACCCCGTCCGCACCACCCGGAGCAGGAGCACGAGCGTGAACCCGTCCCCGCAGCGCCACCGCCCGCGTCTCGACCTCGACCCCACGGTGGTCGCGCACGCCCGCAGCCTCGCGGTGCGGGCCGCTGCGCCGGTCGTCGACCTCGCGCGCACCCGCACGACCGTCAGCGTGGAGCGAGCCGTGCTCCGGATGGCCGGGCTCGAGGGCGCCGACCCCGACGGCATCCCGTGGGCGAACCACCTCGTCGACGCGGTCCGCGCCGGCGTCGGGCTCGAGCAGGGCGTCGCCCTCCCGGTGTGGGACGCCCTCGCCCGCGGCGAGGCCCCCGACCTCACCCGCCTCGCGCAGCGCGCGGCGGCCGGCGCCGTCCGCTTCGACCTGCCCGGGGGCAGTGCGCGCCGGGACGCGCTCACGGGGGCGCGCGCGGCGGCGGCCGCCGGCGTCGCGCGCGTCGACGCGGCCCGCGCCGACCGCGACGAGCTCGTCGCCCGCATCGGCGACCCGCCGCAGCGGCCGTGGATCTACCTCATCGTCGCGACCGGCGACATCTACGAGGACGTGCCGCAGGCGCAGGCCGCCGCCCGCGCCGGGGCGGACGTCATCGCCGTCATCCGCTCGACCGGGCAGTCGCTGCTCGACTACGTGCCCGAGGGCGCGACCCGGGAGGGCTACGCCGGGACGTACGCCACGGCGGAGAACTTCCGCATCATGCGGGCCGCTCTCGACGAGGTGTCGCACGAGGTCGGCCGCTACGTGCGGCTCACGAACTACGCGAGCGGCCTCTGCATGCCGGAGATCGCGACGCTCGCCGGTCTCAACCGCCTCGACATGATGCTCAACGACTCGATGTACGGGATCCTCTTCCGCGACATCAACCCGCTGCGGACCTTCGTCGACCAACGCTTCTCCCGCCAGGTGCACGCCCGCGCCGGCATCATCATCAACACCGGCGAGGACAACTACCTCACGACCGCGGACGCCGTCGACGCCGCCCACACCGTCACGGTGTCGCAGCTGCTCAACGAGACGTTCGCCCACGAGGCCGGGCTGCCCGACCACCTGCTCGGTCTGGGCCACGCGTTCGAGATCGACCCGGAGGTGCCGGAGTCGTTCCGCCTCGAGCTCGCGCACGCCCTGCTCGCCCGGACCCTGTTCCCCGACGCGCCGCTCAAGTGGATGCCGCCCACCCGGCACATGACCGGGGACGTGTTCCGGGGCTACCTCCTCGACGGGTTCTTCAACCTCGTCGGGTCGATGACCGACCAGGACATCCTCCTCGTCGGGATGATGACGGAGGCCGTCGTGACGCCGTGGCTGTCCGACCGCGACCTCGCCCTGCAGAACGTCCGCTACGTCCAGCGCGCGGCGGGCCGGCTGGGGGAGGACTTCGTGCCCGCCCCCGACGGGCTCGTCGCGACCCGCGCCCGCCAGGTCCTCGGCGAGGCCGTCGACCTCCTCGAGCGCATCACGGCGACCGACGGCGGGCTGCTCGCCGCCATCGCGGAGGGGACCTTCGGCGGGATGCGCCGCCCGGCCGACGGCGGCCGTGGCCTCGACGGCGTCGTCGTGCGCGCCGACGACTACGTCAACCCCGTGTCGGACCTCCTCGAGGGCGGCGTGCCGGTGCACGAGGAGGTGCTCGCGTGAGCGCGCTGCCCGAGGGCGTCCCGCCCGTGGTCCGCCCGTACGGCGACACGACGGGCGACGGCATGGTCCAGGTGTCGTTCACGCTGCCGCTCCCGCCGGGCAAGCGGGCGGAGGGCGCCGCGGCGCAGCTCGCGCGGCGCATGGGCATCGACCAGCCGATGGTGGTCCACGCCAAGGGGATCGGGGACCGGTACACGTTCTTCGTCGTCTATGGCCCCGTGTCGCACGTCGTCGACGTCGCGGCCGTCGAGGTCGTCCAGCGCGAGTACCCGCTGCTCACGCCGAAGGAGACGAACGCCGCGATCCGCGACGCGCTCCAGCGCAAGCTCGTCGTGGTCGGAGCCTGCATCGGCACCGACGCCCACACCGTCGGCATCGACGCCATCCTCAACGTCAAGGGGTGGGCGGGGGAGAAGGGCCTCGAGTACTACCGCGAGATGAAGGTCGTGAACCTCGGCGCCCAGGTGTCGGTTCCCGACCTCGTCGAACGAGCCCGCGCCGAGCGGGCCGACGCCGTCCTCGTGAGCCAGGTCGTCACCCAGCGGGACGCCCACGTCCACAACACGACGACGATGTCCGCGGCGTTCCGGGAGGCGTTCCCCGCCACGCGCCGGCCCCTGCTCGTCGTCGGCGGACCGCGTTTCGACGAGACCGGCGCCGCGGCCCTCGGCGTCGACCGCGTCTTCGGTCGCGGCACCACCCCCGGCGAGGTCGCGAGCTACCTCGTCCACGCCGTCGCCGGGCGCTCGGGGGGCCCGGCAGGACAGGAGGCCCCCGCATGAGCGACCCCCGGGTCGGCACCACCGTCACCCACCGCCGCTACGTCCACCACGGCGACGCCCACTACGGCGGCGGGCTCGTCGACGGCGCGTTCTCGCTGAAGCTGTTCGGCGACGTCGCCACCGAGCTGTGCATCCGCACCGACGGCGACGAGGGCCTGTTCGCCGGGTACGCCGAGGTCCGCTTCCTCGACGCGGTCCGCGCCGGCGACGTCCTCGAGGTGAGCGCCGAGCTCGTCCGCGTGGGCCGCCGCAGCCGCGAGGTGGCGTTCGAGGCGCGCGTCGTGTGCCGCGCGCGTCCCGAGGTGTCCCCGTCGGCGTCCGCGGCGCTCGACCCGCCGCTCGTCGTCACCCGCGCGACGGGCACGGTCGTCGTCCCGTGACGACCGTCGTGTGGGCCACGTGCGCCGAGCTGCCCGACGGGGACCCCGACGACCACCTCGCCCTGCCCGCGATGGCCGAGGTGGGGCTCGACGTCCGCTACCAGGTGTGGGACGACCCGTCGGCCGACTGGTCCGCGCCGACCGTCGTCCGCAGCACGTGGGACTACGCGACGCGGCGCGAGGAGTTCCTCGCGTGGTCGGGGACGGTCCCGACGCTGTGGAACCCGGCCGATGTGCTGGCGTGGAGCACGGACAAGACGTACCTCGACGAGCTGGCGGCGGCAGGTCTGCCCGTCGCGCCGTCCACCACGGTGCGTCCGGGGGAGCAGGACCGCCTCGACGACGTCGTCGCGGCCGCGCTCGCCGAGTCCGCGACGGTCGTCGTCAAGCCGACCGTGAGCGCCGGCAGCAAGGACACCCGCCGCCACGGTGACCCCCGTGCCGCCACCGACCACGCCGCCGACCTGCTCCGCGCCGGCCGCCCGGTCCTCGTCCAGCCGTACCTCGAGGCCGTCGACACCGACGGGGAGACCGGCCTCGTGGTCGTCGACGGCGTCGTCTCCCACGTCTTCCGCAAGGGCCAGCTCCTCCACGCCGAGGCCGAGGCGACCCCCGGCCTCTACGCCGTCGAGGACATCCGCGCCCGCGAGGCCACACCGGCGCAGCGGCGCCTCGCGGCCGACGTGACGGCGTGGCTCGCCGCGCGCTTCCCCGCCCACGCGCCCCTGCTGTACGCCCGCGTCGACACGGTGCCGGGCCCCGACGGCGAGCCGGTGCTGCTCGAGCTCGAGCTCACCGAGCCGTCGCTGTGGTTCGTCGCCGACGACAGCGGCGCCTCGACACGTGCCTGGGCGCGGGCGCTGGCCCAACGGGTGCGTACCCTTCCCGCGTGAGCGCGACGAGCACGACCGTGCCCGGCAGCGCCGCGGCCGCACCCGCGCCGGGACCCGTGCCGCGACCGACGGTGCCGTGGCCGGTCGCCGTGCCCCTCGCGGTGGTGGCGGGCGTCCTGCTCGACACCGCCTTCCCCTCGGTCGGCGCGTGGCCCCTCGCCCTGCCGGCGGTGGCGGCCGGGCTCCTCGTCGCACGCGGCCGCGCGCTCGGGCCCGCCACGGGGTACGGGCTCCTGCTCGGCCTCGGGTTCATGCTCCCGCAGCTGCAGTGGAGCGGCATCTACGTCGGACCGCTGCCGTGGCTCGCGCTCGCGACGCTCGAGGGCGCGCTCCTCGGGCTGGCGGTGCCCGGCTGGGTGCTCGCGTGGCGCGTGGCCGAGGCCCGCGCCGGTCGGCTGCTGTGGAGCCTGCCGCTGCTCGCGGCCGCCGTGTGGGTCGCGGCGGAGGCCCTGCGGTCGCGGTGGCCCTTCGGGGGGTTCGGCTGGGGCCGGCTCGCGTTCTCCCAGGCCGACAGCCCGCTGCTGCCCGTCGCGGCGCTCGGCGGGGCGCCGCTGCTCGGGGGCGCCGTCGTGGCCGTCGCCGCCGCGCTGCTCGTCCTCGCACTCCTCGCGGCGCGCCGGCTCCCCGCCGGCCGGCGCGCCCTCGCCGGCGCCGTCGCGACGATCGTCGTCGTCGGCCTCGCCGTGCCCGCCGGCGCGGCGGCCGCCGGGAGCACGCTGCGCCCCCAGGACGGCACGGCGCGCATCGCCGCCGTCCAGGGGGACGTGCCGCAGGCGGGGCTCGACTTCAACGCCCAGCGCCGCGCGGTGCTCGACAACCACGTCGAGGGCACCCTCACCCTCGCCGCGCGCATCGAGGCCGGCGAGGTCGCACCCGTCGACCTCGTGCTGTGGCCGGAGAACGCCTCCGACATCGACCCGCTCGCGAACGCCGACGCGGCCGACGTCATCAGCGGGGCCACCGACGCCGTCGGGGTCCCCGTCCTCGTCGGCGCCGTCCTGCGCGGGCCGGGGGAGAACATCACGAACGCCATGCTCGTGTGGGAGCCCGGCACCGGCTTCCGGGCCGAGCCCGTCGGTCCCGCGGACGTCGAGCCGGCGGACCCCGACCCCGACCCGGACGAGGCGGGCTTCTACGTCAAGCGGTCCCTCGCGCCGTTCGGGGAGTACATCCCCTACCGCGACTTCTTCCGCCGGTTCTCCCCGTTCGTCGACCAGGTCACGGACTTCGCCCCCGGCGACCGGTACGCCGCGCTCGGGATGGGTCCCGCCCTGGTGGGTCCCGCGATCTGCTTCGAGGTCGTCGACGACGACGTCATGCGCGGGCAGGTGGCGGCGGGCGCCGACCTCCTCGTCGTCCCGACGAACAACGCGACGTTCGGTGACACCGACGAGAACCTCCAGCAGCTCGCGATGTCACGGGTCCGGGCCGTCGAGCACGGCCGGCAGCTCGTCCACATCAGCAACGTGGGGACGAGCGCGGTCGTCGACGTCGACGGCTCGACCGGTCGCCGGACCGGGACGTTCGAGCCCGACGTCCTCCTCGACGAGGTGCAGCTGCGCAGCGGCAGCACCCCGGCGACGCTGCTCGGCCTGGTGCCCGAGCTCGTCCTCGTCGCCGTCGCGCTGCTCCTCGTCCTCGCCCACGGCGTCGCCTCGCTCCAGCCGGCCCCCCGACGTGCCGAGACCGTGGGGGAGCCGGCCACCGGGGAGGGAGACGCACCGTGACGCGAACCGTCGTCTGCGTGCCGACGTACGACGAGATCGAGTCCCTCCCGCGGCTCCTCGACAGGCTCCGCGCGGCGCAGCCGGACGTCGACGTGCTCGTCGTCGACGACGGCAGCCCGGACGGCACGGGGCGCTACGCGGACGAGCGGGCCGCCGCCGACCCCCGCATCCACGTGCTCCACCGCACGAGCAAGGCGGGACTGGGTGCGGCGTACCTCGCGGCGTTCGACTGGGCCCTCGCACGGGGCTACGACGTCGTCTGCGAGATGGACGCGGACGGCTCCCACGCCCCCGAGCAGCTGCAGCGCCTCCTCGACGCCGTCGCCGCGGGCGCCGACCTCGCGATCGGGTCGCGGTGGGTCAACGGCGGCGAGGTCGTCGACTGGCCCCTGTCGCGGCGGGCCCTCTCGCGCGGCGGCAACCTCTACACGCGCGTCGCCCTCGGCACGCACGTGCGCGACGCGACGGCCGGCTACCGCGCCTTCACGGCACACGCCCTCCGGACGATCCCGCTCGCCGACGTCGCGTCCGCCGGCTACTGCTTCCAGGTCGACCTCGCGTGGCGTGCCGTCCGTGCCGGGCTCACCGTCGTCGAGGTCCCCATCACGTTCGCCGAACGCTCCGAGGGCGTGTCGAAGATGTCCGGCGACATCGTGCGGGAGGCCCTGTGGCGGGTCACCGTGTGGGGCGCGGGGTACCGCTCCTCCCAGCTGCGGTCCCTCCTGGGAGGTCGCGCGGCGCGCCGGACGCACAGCCGCGCCGGCTCCCCACGGTGAGCCGGCGCGGCCGAGGACGCGCGTTAGGGCGCGTCCGGGTGTCCCCAGACCCCGGGGACGTCTCTCAGGCGGAGCGGGGCAGCTTGCCCTCGCGGAGGAGCGACAGCCGCTCCTCGAGGAGGACCTCGAGCTCGGCGATGGTGCGCCGCTCGAGGAGCATGTCCCAGTGCGTGCGCTGCGGGCGGACCGGCTTCGGGTCCGGACGCGTCGCGTCGCGCAGCAGGGCCTCGGCCCCGCACCGGCACTCCCACAGCGCCGGCGGCTCCGCCTCGGTCGAGAAGGGGACGACGATCGTGTGCCCGTTGGGGCACAGGTACTCTGCAGGCTGACGCGGGGCGGGCTCGACCGCCGCGTCGGACTCCATGCTCATGGCCCCGAGTCGGGACCCTCGCAGGCTGCGCTCGGCCATCACGCACCTCCGTCTCTCGATGACGACCCGCGGTGGGTCTGTCTGGTGTACGTCGTGGGAACGCCCTGCGGATGCACCCTGTTCCGGTTCTCCTGCGGCGGGGCGTTGCCTCACACGACGCGCGGGGCCTCGTTCCCGGCGTCGGCGATGCCGCGGCGCACGTCGACGAGCACGAGGAGGAGGCCGCCGACGACGAAGAACCCGACGACGGCGAGGATGCTGAGCCGGAACGAGCCCGTGAGCTGCTGGACGAGGCCGAACGTCAGGGTGCCGAACCACGAGGTGCCGCGCTCGGCGGCCTGGTAGAGGCTGAAGTACTCCGCCTGCTTGCCGAAGGGGACGAGCTGGCTGAACAGCGAGCGGCTGAGGGCCTGCGTGCCGCCCAGCACGAGGCCGATGCCCGCGGCGAGGGCGACGAAGAGCCCGAACCGGCCCTCGGGCAGCAGGTAGGCGAGCCCGACGACGACCGTCCAGACCACGAGGCTCACGAGGATCGTCCGCTTCGCGCCGAGCACCGCGGCGACGCGCCCGAAGACGAGGGCCCCGAGGAAGGCGACGGCCTGCACGACGACGATCGCGACGATGAGCTGCTCGGTCGCGAACCCCAGCTCGACGGAGCCGTAGATGCTCGACACCGCGATGACGGTCTGGACCCCGTCGTTGAACAGGACGTACGCCCCGAGGAACAGCAGCGTCTGGGGGTAGCGGCGCGCCTCCCGCACCGTGTCGCCGAGCTGGCGCAGCGACCCGCGCACGAGGCCGAGCACCCCCTGCTCGCGACCGCCGACGACGTCGGTGGGCGGGCGGTCGTGCAGGCGCAGGTACGGCACGACCGTGAAGCCGGCCCACCACAGCGCGGCCGACAGCAGGCTGATGCGGACCGCGAGGCCGTCGGGGACGCCGAGCGCGCCCGCCCCGAGGACGAGGCCGAGGTTGACGACGAGGAGGAGGAAGCCGCCGAGGTACCCCAGCGCCCACCCCCGGCTCGAGACCCTGTCGCGCTCGTCGGGCGTCGCGATGTCGACGAGGATCGCGTCGTACACCGTGAGGGACGCCGCGAGGCACGCGTTGCCGAGCACGAGCAGCGTGGCGCCGAGGGCCCACCGGTCCCCGGTGACGAGGAACAGGCAGGCCGCGAACGCGGCACCGGCCCACGCGAGCCGGGCCAGCAGGACCCGCTTGCGTGGGGAGCGGTCGGCGATCGCGCCGACGAACGGCAGCAGCAGCGCGATGACGACGGTGGAGATGCTGATGAGGAACGCGACGAGGCTGTTGGGGCTGACGTCGAGGACGCCCAGCAGCGCGACCGTGCCCCGGCACTCCTCGCCCTCGGTGAGGTCGGGGCACGCGGCCGCGGTGGCCACGGCGGTGAGGTACGGCCCGACGAGGACGGTCCCGACGGTCGTGACGTAGGCGGAGTTCGCCCAGTCGTAGAAGTACCAGCCGCGCTGCTCCCGGCGACGGGCGACCGGGTCGACGAGGGGACCCGGGGGCGGCACGGGCTCATAGTGCCCGCCCGTGCCCCCGTCCGTTCAT
Proteins encoded in this region:
- a CDS encoding L-erythro-3,5-diaminohexanoate dehydrogenase, with translation MTVPESPVGAHRVLEPAGVLPQAAQRLDTDPALWPGEVRVRVDRLNLDAASAHQLRRAADGDPDAVRQQVLGIVRSRGKMHNPVTGSGGMLLGTVEEVGPQSPLGLRVGQRVATLVSLTLTPLALGDGLERWDGRGEQVPTSGHAILFSRSIAAVVPDDLPEETVLAVMDVCGAPALVDRVVRDRLGRGLRADVAVLGAAGKSGALSLAAARAAGAGRLVGLVPVEEEATRLRASGLADDVVLADATDPLAAAEAVRGALDGHGADVTVVCVDVPGCEHGAVLATDDGGTVVFFSMATSFSAAALGAEGLAADVTMLVGNGYTPGHAELALTLYRDSAGVQQLLGARMGA
- a CDS encoding amidohydrolase encodes the protein MSTATRTLYRHGAVYSPADPYAQALLVEDGTVAWVGGDEAADSLAGGLGADDRVVDLAGALVTPAFVDGHVHCFDTGLLATGVDLTGVRSVGALLDAVAAFAAAHPGERVLGHGWDETLLAEGRPPTSEELERAAPGALVYLSRVDVHSALVSRRLVDEAGAAGLPGHDGSARVERDAHHLTRSHARDVPAGVRAAAHEAALRAALAAGIGTLHEMSGPFIGGPDDLRVLVGVAAEVGARVVPYWGEAATDADHARALVAGLGLPAGVRLAGLAGDLSADGSIGSRTAAFREPYADNDPAHPTHAGHAYLSADVMADHLVACVGAGVQPGFHVIGDAALDTVLEALDRAADRLGGARLATSRVRLEHVETADDAQVAALARHGVVASMQPLFDALWGGDDSLYARRLGAHRRLNRVGAVAAAGIPLAFGSDSPVTPLDPWGTVAAAAFHHDEAERISARAAFAASTRGAHRAAFDDRHLADAAGVLVPGAPADLAVWEAGELVVQAPDDRIQAWSTDPRSRVPALPDLGPGSLRPRCLRTVVAGRTRHDTGELIEAGA
- a CDS encoding CHRD domain-containing protein, which codes for MRRSLALVAAAAAAAAAAVALSAPAAAGGRPFDVDLLGAAEVPGPGDPDGSGTAGLTINPGRGEVCYTITVADVDPVLAGHIHVGTADVAGPVVVNLAPQVVDGTARACVAVDRDLALAIIRDPAGYYVNLHNATYPAGALRGQLG
- a CDS encoding lysine 5,6-aminomutase subunit alpha; amino-acid sequence: MNPSPQRHRPRLDLDPTVVAHARSLAVRAAAPVVDLARTRTTVSVERAVLRMAGLEGADPDGIPWANHLVDAVRAGVGLEQGVALPVWDALARGEAPDLTRLAQRAAAGAVRFDLPGGSARRDALTGARAAAAAGVARVDAARADRDELVARIGDPPQRPWIYLIVATGDIYEDVPQAQAAARAGADVIAVIRSTGQSLLDYVPEGATREGYAGTYATAENFRIMRAALDEVSHEVGRYVRLTNYASGLCMPEIATLAGLNRLDMMLNDSMYGILFRDINPLRTFVDQRFSRQVHARAGIIINTGEDNYLTTADAVDAAHTVTVSQLLNETFAHEAGLPDHLLGLGHAFEIDPEVPESFRLELAHALLARTLFPDAPLKWMPPTRHMTGDVFRGYLLDGFFNLVGSMTDQDILLVGMMTEAVVTPWLSDRDLALQNVRYVQRAAGRLGEDFVPAPDGLVATRARQVLGEAVDLLERITATDGGLLAAIAEGTFGGMRRPADGGRGLDGVVVRADDYVNPVSDLLEGGVPVHEEVLA
- a CDS encoding OAM dimerization domain-containing protein — its product is MSALPEGVPPVVRPYGDTTGDGMVQVSFTLPLPPGKRAEGAAAQLARRMGIDQPMVVHAKGIGDRYTFFVVYGPVSHVVDVAAVEVVQREYPLLTPKETNAAIRDALQRKLVVVGACIGTDAHTVGIDAILNVKGWAGEKGLEYYREMKVVNLGAQVSVPDLVERARAERADAVLVSQVVTQRDAHVHNTTTMSAAFREAFPATRRPLLVVGGPRFDETGAAALGVDRVFGRGTTPGEVASYLVHAVAGRSGGPAGQEAPA
- a CDS encoding hotdog domain-containing protein, with amino-acid sequence MSDPRVGTTVTHRRYVHHGDAHYGGGLVDGAFSLKLFGDVATELCIRTDGDEGLFAGYAEVRFLDAVRAGDVLEVSAELVRVGRRSREVAFEARVVCRARPEVSPSASAALDPPLVVTRATGTVVVP
- the lnt gene encoding apolipoprotein N-acyltransferase; the encoded protein is MSATSTTVPGSAAAAPAPGPVPRPTVPWPVAVPLAVVAGVLLDTAFPSVGAWPLALPAVAAGLLVARGRALGPATGYGLLLGLGFMLPQLQWSGIYVGPLPWLALATLEGALLGLAVPGWVLAWRVAEARAGRLLWSLPLLAAAVWVAAEALRSRWPFGGFGWGRLAFSQADSPLLPVAALGGAPLLGGAVVAVAAALLVLALLAARRLPAGRRALAGAVATIVVVGLAVPAGAAAAGSTLRPQDGTARIAAVQGDVPQAGLDFNAQRRAVLDNHVEGTLTLAARIEAGEVAPVDLVLWPENASDIDPLANADAADVISGATDAVGVPVLVGAVLRGPGENITNAMLVWEPGTGFRAEPVGPADVEPADPDPDPDEAGFYVKRSLAPFGEYIPYRDFFRRFSPFVDQVTDFAPGDRYAALGMGPALVGPAICFEVVDDDVMRGQVAAGADLLVVPTNNATFGDTDENLQQLAMSRVRAVEHGRQLVHISNVGTSAVVDVDGSTGRRTGTFEPDVLLDEVQLRSGSTPATLLGLVPELVLVAVALLLVLAHGVASLQPAPRRAETVGEPATGEGDAP
- a CDS encoding polyprenol monophosphomannose synthase — its product is MTRTVVCVPTYDEIESLPRLLDRLRAAQPDVDVLVVDDGSPDGTGRYADERAAADPRIHVLHRTSKAGLGAAYLAAFDWALARGYDVVCEMDADGSHAPEQLQRLLDAVAAGADLAIGSRWVNGGEVVDWPLSRRALSRGGNLYTRVALGTHVRDATAGYRAFTAHALRTIPLADVASAGYCFQVDLAWRAVRAGLTVVEVPITFAERSEGVSKMSGDIVREALWRVTVWGAGYRSSQLRSLLGGRAARRTHSRAGSPR
- a CDS encoding RNA polymerase-binding protein RbpA is translated as MAERSLRGSRLGAMSMESDAAVEPAPRQPAEYLCPNGHTIVVPFSTEAEPPALWECRCGAEALLRDATRPDPKPVRPQRTHWDMLLERRTIAELEVLLEERLSLLREGKLPRSA
- a CDS encoding MFS transporter; translation: MPPPGPLVDPVARRREQRGWYFYDWANSAYVTTVGTVLVGPYLTAVATAAACPDLTEGEECRGTVALLGVLDVSPNSLVAFLISISTVVIALLLPFVGAIADRSPRKRVLLARLAWAGAAFAACLFLVTGDRWALGATLLVLGNACLAASLTVYDAILVDIATPDERDRVSSRGWALGYLGGFLLLVVNLGLVLGAGALGVPDGLAVRISLLSAALWWAGFTVVPYLRLHDRPPTDVVGGREQGVLGLVRGSLRQLGDTVREARRYPQTLLFLGAYVLFNDGVQTVIAVSSIYGSVELGFATEQLIVAIVVVQAVAFLGALVFGRVAAVLGAKRTILVSLVVWTVVVGLAYLLPEGRFGLFVALAAGIGLVLGGTQALSRSLFSQLVPFGKQAEYFSLYQAAERGTSWFGTLTFGLVQQLTGSFRLSILAVVGFFVVGGLLLVLVDVRRGIADAGNEAPRVV